The following are encoded in a window of Candidatus Babeliales bacterium genomic DNA:
- a CDS encoding DUF1922 domain-containing protein, translating to MILATDTFTSNFESEPKSCANMCTCGKHINITKKRILEIIPTRTTAPPSLVLKIA from the coding sequence ATGATATTGGCTACCGACACATTCACGAGTAATTTTGAGAGCGAACCAAAATCTTGTGCCAACATGTGCACATGCGGCAAGCACATAAATATAACAAAAAAAAGAATTCTAGAAATTATACCCACGCGCACCACAGCCCCTCCTTCTCTTGTGCTAAAAATAGCATAA
- a CDS encoding C40 family peptidase, whose product MAKPQALRGVCAPVTRAGDVSLLVTQALFGEQMLLVDQRDEWYNVVLLEQMQDQPDGQLPVVSGWIQKDQTVPVEVFGTRNLVVCTHNASLLADDGTKIMLSLGTKFFGKKHNERLWRVFLPRGVTGFIKARDVYYFGDKKLVTTDLRAQLILLAKSMRGQPFCWFGRSSHCKKNRDQLTSVGCDGLVNLLYRACGLEIPRFAYEQCVYGTALDGKEVKPGDLIFFASRKKDFQAHHAMVYLGSNQLLEATFQSSAPSYPARVISCVQRLRKPISAIKNGEDFGSYKVYFASYLNSKRMMQRLRSVAQKNVVACAGASQRAHYLPRLDQSNMSNSSRLRAVLDQQYKKRKPYLPI is encoded by the coding sequence ATGGCAAAGCCACAGGCCCTGCGTGGCGTTTGTGCTCCGGTAACGCGTGCTGGCGATGTTTCTTTGCTCGTCACGCAGGCTCTCTTTGGCGAACAGATGCTGTTAGTTGATCAACGTGATGAGTGGTACAACGTTGTGCTGCTTGAACAGATGCAAGATCAACCAGATGGCCAGCTACCGGTGGTAAGTGGTTGGATTCAAAAAGATCAAACGGTTCCTGTTGAGGTTTTTGGTACACGCAATCTTGTTGTATGCACGCATAATGCTTCTTTACTAGCTGATGATGGCACAAAAATTATGCTTTCGTTAGGTACTAAATTTTTTGGCAAAAAACATAATGAGCGCTTGTGGCGGGTATTTTTGCCCCGCGGGGTCACTGGTTTTATCAAAGCGCGAGATGTTTACTATTTTGGTGATAAAAAGTTAGTGACCACAGATCTGCGTGCTCAGCTTATTTTGTTGGCAAAAAGTATGCGCGGGCAGCCTTTTTGTTGGTTTGGGCGCAGTTCGCATTGCAAAAAAAATCGTGACCAGTTGACCAGCGTTGGGTGTGATGGACTAGTGAATTTGTTGTATCGCGCTTGTGGGCTAGAAATTCCACGTTTTGCTTATGAGCAGTGTGTGTATGGCACAGCGCTTGATGGTAAAGAAGTAAAGCCTGGAGACCTTATTTTTTTTGCTTCACGCAAAAAAGATTTTCAAGCTCATCATGCCATGGTCTATTTGGGTAGTAATCAGCTACTTGAAGCAACATTTCAATCATCTGCTCCGTCGTATCCCGCTCGGGTTATCTCGTGTGTCCAACGGCTAAGAAAACCGATCAGTGCAATAAAAAATGGCGAAGACTTTGGTTCTTACAAAGTTTATTTTGCTTCGTACTTAAATTCTAAGCGGATGATGCAGCGCTTGCGTAGTGTAGCGCAAAAAAATGTTGTTGCTTGCGCAGGGGCTAGTCAGCGTGCTCATTATCTACCTCGTCTTGATCAAAGCAACATGAGCAACAGCAGTCGACTGCGCGCAGTGTTAGATCAACAGTATAAAAAGCGCAAGCCATACCTACCAATTTAA
- a CDS encoding phosphotransferase, whose amino-acid sequence MKNSYTVKNFLPLIIIFSIITTVTLLKQTLSPSFSVHTLMLDFMGIFFVTFSLFKIINLKNFAQAYAEYDLIAKRSRSYALAYPFIELSLGVSYLLRWQLALAHWVTLVVMLISAAGVAYALAQSKNIECACLGMVFRVPMTYVTLGEDLLMVLMAAIMIVITSIFSQIEQIYPQFPWKTFRQAVLLKHIDPKISHAKIELLKGGFSSDGLFKVHLTSGGYVLRFMGEKPLEQRKIISQSFRWADINGFGPKVPLIDEQNFSFILTAFVMGRTLTLKDTKDKKILRILGNILSKVHNTPPPPKNYQEFSQFTFGQAWYKKVMADQNKIYGPSILKEAYTHWQKINNEIYQAPFKKAMLHNDLNLRNIVLNNDHITLLDWELAGVEDPRKEIAHVCAWYGLDDELTITFLSAYYGRRPTEEELLILKKLKTLILLEFAWVGLSSLKADFNQMMWDKDYEQASPKTIEALSIIQMESETKPSDKTTREIFLGLVKQFMLNAQNS is encoded by the coding sequence ATGAAAAATAGTTACACTGTCAAAAATTTTCTTCCACTCATCATAATTTTTTCTATTATTACTACGGTAACATTACTCAAACAAACCTTATCTCCCTCATTCAGTGTTCATACATTAATGCTTGATTTCATGGGGATATTTTTCGTCACTTTTAGTTTGTTCAAAATAATTAATCTTAAAAATTTTGCACAAGCATACGCAGAGTATGACCTGATAGCAAAACGTTCCAGATCCTATGCATTAGCATATCCATTTATTGAACTTTCCCTGGGAGTTTCATATCTGTTGCGCTGGCAATTAGCGCTGGCTCATTGGGTAACTCTTGTGGTCATGCTTATAAGTGCGGCAGGCGTAGCTTACGCATTGGCACAAAGCAAAAATATAGAATGTGCATGTCTAGGCATGGTATTTAGAGTGCCAATGACTTATGTCACCCTGGGAGAAGATCTATTAATGGTTCTTATGGCCGCAATAATGATCGTTATAACAAGCATATTTAGTCAAATTGAACAAATCTATCCACAATTTCCATGGAAGACATTTCGACAAGCTGTATTATTAAAACACATCGACCCAAAAATCAGCCATGCAAAGATAGAGCTGCTCAAGGGCGGTTTTTCATCAGATGGGCTCTTCAAAGTTCACTTAACTTCTGGTGGTTATGTTCTTAGATTTATGGGAGAAAAACCATTGGAGCAGCGCAAAATAATCAGCCAATCATTTAGGTGGGCAGATATAAATGGTTTTGGCCCTAAGGTTCCGTTAATTGATGAACAAAATTTTTCATTTATTTTAACTGCCTTTGTCATGGGCAGGACACTAACATTGAAAGATACTAAAGATAAAAAAATCCTTAGGATTTTAGGTAATATTTTATCGAAAGTTCATAATACACCTCCCCCCCCAAAAAATTATCAAGAATTTAGCCAATTTACTTTTGGGCAGGCGTGGTACAAAAAAGTTATGGCTGATCAAAACAAAATTTACGGACCTTCAATACTCAAAGAAGCCTATACACACTGGCAAAAAATTAACAATGAAATTTATCAAGCACCATTTAAAAAGGCTATGTTGCATAATGACCTTAATTTAAGGAACATAGTATTGAACAATGATCATATTACTCTTTTGGACTGGGAATTAGCAGGAGTTGAAGATCCTAGAAAAGAAATTGCTCATGTTTGTGCATGGTATGGACTTGATGATGAACTGACAATAACATTTCTGTCTGCTTACTATGGCAGAAGGCCAACAGAAGAGGAATTACTGATCCTAAAAAAACTTAAAACATTAATACTTCTTGAATTTGCCTGGGTAGGTTTATCTTCTTTGAAAGCTGATTTTAATCAAATGATGTGGGATAAAGATTATGAGCAAGCAAGTCCAAAGACTATAGAAGCCTTATCAATCATCCAAATGGAATCAGAAACCAAGCCATCCGACAAAACAACTAGAGAAATTTTTTTAGGATTGGTAAAGCAATTTATGCTTAACGCACAAAATAGTTAG
- the lpxI gene encoding UDP-2,3-diacylglucosamine diphosphatase LpxI (LpxI, functionally equivalent to LpxH, replaces it in LPS biosynthesis in a minority of bacteria.), giving the protein MIALIAGTGSLPLEACKALRAQQKDFFVVSLFPEDNLSELQQATESKADIICQPCYKAGAIINLLKERKTEKILMIGKVDKRTLLKKISLDWFAIKILASLLYKNDASIMQRIVDELSHQGMDVIQQDDVLGALLVEPGILTGTLTPELETNIELGMQTAKHLSLCDIGQTVVVKDKMVLAVEAIEGTDECIKRGVALGTSNVVVCKAAHPNQNKRFDLPTLGPTSLAWLKKGDVKAIAWLSTHTFIAQQQQFIQKARELGITLISVADKLPINCR; this is encoded by the coding sequence GTGATCGCATTGATTGCAGGCACGGGTTCTTTGCCGCTAGAAGCCTGTAAAGCGCTACGCGCACAACAAAAAGATTTTTTTGTTGTATCACTCTTTCCTGAAGACAATTTATCTGAATTACAACAGGCAACAGAGAGCAAGGCTGACATTATTTGTCAGCCTTGCTACAAAGCTGGCGCTATTATAAACCTGCTCAAAGAACGCAAGACTGAAAAAATCTTGATGATTGGCAAGGTAGACAAGCGCACGCTCCTGAAAAAAATTTCTCTCGATTGGTTTGCAATCAAAATTCTTGCCTCATTACTTTATAAAAACGATGCATCAATTATGCAGCGAATTGTAGACGAACTGTCACACCAAGGCATGGACGTTATACAACAAGACGACGTGCTGGGCGCTCTTTTGGTTGAACCTGGTATTCTTACCGGCACGCTCACACCAGAACTGGAAACTAATATTGAGCTGGGCATGCAAACCGCTAAGCACCTTTCACTGTGCGACATTGGCCAAACAGTTGTGGTAAAAGATAAGATGGTTTTGGCTGTTGAAGCTATTGAAGGAACCGATGAATGTATTAAGCGCGGTGTAGCTTTAGGAACAAGTAATGTTGTAGTCTGTAAAGCTGCTCACCCAAACCAAAACAAGCGCTTCGATTTACCAACACTGGGCCCTACATCACTTGCTTGGTTAAAAAAGGGAGATGTCAAAGCTATTGCCTGGCTCTCTACTCACACGTTTATTGCCCAGCAGCAACAATTTATTCAAAAAGCTCGTGAGCTTGGCATCACACTTATTTCTGTAGCCGATAAATTACCGATAAATTGCCGATAA
- a CDS encoding C40 family peptidase encodes MMKISYVIMLFIVSVHTLCALPETMTISVPIANVRTKPERGDLLLKTVVYEEDDPGHKCQLLLGERVVVTDEVDNWYHVQLAEQKVYDQKKAQWVSDSGWIQKDQAVAVTEPIAAVHLVVCQQWASVFEEPRVQSREVIRLSLGSKLRGFKLNDFWWAVVLPNARVGMIQRSDVYQSTRVVSESVDQLRANIVASAKKFLGVPFCRYGRSAHDESMLTGMSCCGLVSLAYRANGLDIPFYVYDQCMSGMRINGDQLQPGDLIMFARFKERYNPCHVVMYVGNSMVAEVTWSRNPFPYRARLISAKERISLQPLKTIKDGQRLERFYVYFRSYLSSPDWAQRLRNASRKARFDYLSADYRQLSNLSAIYR; translated from the coding sequence ATGATGAAGATTTCATATGTTATTATGTTGTTTATTGTCAGTGTACACACGTTGTGTGCGCTGCCAGAAACTATGACCATTTCAGTTCCCATTGCTAATGTGCGCACAAAGCCAGAACGTGGTGATTTATTGCTTAAAACAGTTGTTTATGAAGAAGATGATCCGGGGCATAAATGCCAATTGCTGTTGGGCGAGCGCGTAGTAGTAACCGATGAAGTGGACAATTGGTATCATGTTCAGCTTGCTGAACAAAAAGTTTATGATCAAAAAAAAGCTCAATGGGTTAGTGATAGCGGCTGGATTCAAAAAGATCAGGCTGTGGCGGTGACTGAGCCAATTGCCGCCGTGCACTTGGTTGTGTGCCAGCAGTGGGCAAGCGTGTTTGAAGAGCCACGTGTGCAAAGTCGTGAAGTGATACGTCTTTCGCTTGGCAGCAAACTGCGGGGCTTTAAACTAAACGATTTCTGGTGGGCGGTTGTGCTGCCCAACGCACGCGTGGGCATGATACAACGTAGTGATGTATACCAAAGTACCCGTGTGGTGAGTGAATCTGTTGACCAGTTGCGTGCCAACATTGTTGCTTCAGCAAAAAAATTTTTAGGTGTGCCCTTTTGTCGTTATGGTCGCTCGGCACATGATGAGAGTATGCTGACCGGCATGAGCTGCTGTGGTTTAGTAAGCTTGGCGTATCGCGCCAACGGCTTGGATATTCCGTTTTACGTGTATGATCAATGCATGAGTGGTATGCGAATTAATGGTGATCAGTTGCAGCCGGGTGATTTAATTATGTTTGCGCGTTTTAAAGAGCGTTACAATCCGTGTCATGTGGTTATGTATGTTGGTAATAGCATGGTGGCAGAAGTTACCTGGTCGCGCAATCCGTTTCCGTATCGTGCTCGTTTGATATCTGCCAAAGAGCGCATAAGTTTGCAACCATTAAAAACGATTAAAGATGGCCAGCGGCTTGAACGTTTTTACGTTTATTTTCGTTCTTATTTGTCTTCGCCAGACTGGGCGCAGCGCCTACGAAATGCTTCGCGTAAAGCACGTTTTGATTATTTATCGGCTGATTATCGGCAACTAAGTAATTTATCGGCAATTTATCGGTAA
- a CDS encoding Gfo/Idh/MocA family oxidoreductase has protein sequence MINVGIIGLGHMGGYHASVCSLLTHVNLVGIADPDTKNWAKIKNQHTIKTTNYHDWIELVDAVIIAVPTDFHYSIAKDCLLRGKHVFIEKPLTKSIEEAEELFSLAYKSNLALHVGHVERFNGAVQELKKIIDKPFLIESHRMGPFQPRVQGDSLILDLMIHDLDIILNLVNSPVKKLHTHGSTFHTSSCDLATVQIQFENGVIANLVSSRVSQIKKRTMEIHQEKSYILLDFTTQDIAIHRHASSSVHVGSDALKYKQESMIEHLFVYKDNPLKLEVEYFVNAIREKQNLFNPEQDLSALNITFDIERQLGIR, from the coding sequence ATGATCAACGTAGGGATTATTGGACTTGGCCACATGGGGGGTTATCATGCCTCAGTTTGTTCGTTACTTACCCATGTTAACCTTGTTGGCATTGCGGACCCCGATACAAAAAATTGGGCAAAAATAAAAAATCAGCACACCATCAAAACAACCAATTATCATGATTGGATTGAACTTGTTGATGCGGTTATTATTGCTGTTCCAACAGATTTTCATTATTCTATCGCAAAAGATTGCCTCTTGCGCGGTAAGCATGTGTTTATTGAAAAGCCATTAACTAAAAGCATTGAAGAAGCAGAAGAGCTTTTTTCTTTGGCATACAAATCTAACTTGGCGCTTCATGTTGGCCATGTTGAACGCTTTAATGGCGCGGTGCAAGAATTGAAAAAAATTATCGACAAGCCATTCTTAATTGAAAGTCACCGCATGGGCCCTTTTCAGCCACGCGTGCAAGGCGATAGTTTAATTCTTGATCTCATGATTCACGATCTTGATATTATTTTAAATTTGGTAAACTCACCGGTAAAAAAACTACATACACACGGCAGCACCTTCCATACCTCTTCGTGTGATTTGGCAACCGTACAAATCCAATTTGAAAACGGCGTTATTGCCAACCTGGTTTCAAGCCGCGTATCACAAATAAAAAAAAGAACGATGGAAATCCATCAAGAAAAATCCTACATCTTACTCGACTTTACCACACAAGATATTGCAATTCACCGCCACGCAAGCTCAAGCGTGCATGTAGGTTCTGATGCACTTAAGTACAAACAAGAATCAATGATCGAGCATCTCTTTGTCTACAAAGATAACCCGCTCAAGCTTGAAGTTGAGTATTTTGTAAACGCCATCAGAGAGAAGCAAAACTTGTTTAACCCCGAGCAAGACTTAAGCGCGTTAAACATTACGTTTGATATCGAAAGACAATTGGGAATTCGGTGA
- the dnaA gene encoding chromosomal replication initiator protein DnaA, which produces MQVIWDEFLKIIKEEAGSQIVETWFKAVILQDWNPTTQQVILKAPNQFVRTWIQEHYEPLLKMHLGRLLHAHHLKIFFTCKDSAPTDERKETIIPAAVDKRENSTFLSYLSGLHNQKAHYTQPAPTQQATQTSAITVQQTGPATSTDLIIKERKKIKQALDNLNENYTFESFVVGPSNSLAHAAAFAICENLGKVYNPCFIYGGTGLGKTHLLHAIGNEVRRRNPASLVRYETSDHFINEFINSIRFDRSHQFREKYLKIDLLLVDDIQFLSNKEQTQEMFFHIFNALYEKNKQIILSSDTFPKEIKGLQSRIKSRMEWGLVADIQTPDLETKIAILKKKAFCHAIELPDDVADFIASRVQSNIRELEGALIRVSAFAGLINKPICLEMARKVLLNLNEKKKEGIVLDNIMKVIAKDYDVSVNDIKSKKRLKNIANARQIAFYLMKKLSHCSLQSIGSFIGGRDHSTVIHAINKVEDSLAKDTAFKKKLQTLEQKILMY; this is translated from the coding sequence GTGCAGGTCATTTGGGACGAATTTTTAAAAATCATAAAAGAAGAGGCTGGTAGCCAAATTGTTGAAACCTGGTTTAAGGCTGTTATTCTGCAAGACTGGAACCCAACCACACAACAGGTTATTTTGAAGGCTCCCAACCAATTTGTACGCACGTGGATTCAAGAGCACTATGAGCCCCTGCTTAAAATGCACCTGGGCAGGCTTTTGCATGCACATCATTTAAAGATATTCTTTACCTGCAAAGACTCTGCCCCTACCGACGAGCGCAAAGAAACTATCATACCCGCAGCGGTAGACAAGCGCGAAAATAGTACTTTTTTGTCATATTTAAGCGGACTACACAACCAAAAGGCCCACTACACTCAACCAGCTCCCACACAACAAGCAACGCAAACTTCAGCGATCACCGTACAACAAACAGGCCCTGCAACCAGTACCGACCTTATTATTAAAGAACGCAAAAAAATTAAACAAGCCCTGGACAACCTCAACGAAAACTATACCTTCGAGTCGTTTGTGGTTGGGCCCAGCAACTCACTGGCACACGCCGCAGCCTTTGCTATTTGCGAAAACCTGGGCAAAGTTTACAACCCCTGCTTTATTTATGGCGGTACCGGCCTTGGTAAAACGCACCTGCTGCACGCAATTGGCAACGAGGTACGCCGGCGCAACCCCGCCTCGCTAGTGCGCTATGAAACGTCGGACCACTTTATTAATGAATTTATCAACTCAATCAGGTTTGACCGCTCCCACCAATTTCGCGAAAAGTATCTCAAAATCGATCTTTTATTAGTCGACGACATCCAATTTTTGTCAAACAAAGAACAAACACAAGAAATGTTCTTTCATATTTTTAATGCGCTGTACGAAAAAAATAAACAAATTATTTTGTCCAGCGACACCTTTCCTAAAGAAATTAAGGGGCTACAAAGCCGCATTAAATCACGCATGGAATGGGGCCTGGTGGCCGACATTCAAACGCCCGACCTTGAAACCAAAATTGCTATCTTGAAAAAAAAGGCCTTCTGCCACGCTATTGAGCTACCCGACGATGTAGCCGACTTTATTGCTTCACGCGTACAATCTAATATTCGCGAACTTGAAGGAGCTTTAATACGTGTTAGCGCTTTTGCAGGGCTTATCAACAAACCCATTTGCCTAGAAATGGCACGCAAAGTTTTGCTTAATTTAAATGAAAAGAAAAAAGAAGGCATAGTCCTTGATAATATTATGAAGGTTATTGCCAAAGATTATGATGTTTCAGTCAACGACATAAAATCAAAAAAACGACTAAAAAATATTGCCAACGCACGCCAAATTGCTTTTTATTTAATGAAAAAATTAAGCCATTGCTCGCTACAATCAATTGGCAGCTTTATTGGCGGACGTGATCACTCAACGGTAATTCATGCCATTAACAAAGTTGAAGACTCCTTGGCAAAAGATACTGCTTTCAAAAAAAAGCTTCAAACGCTTGAACAAAAAATACTAATGTATTAA
- the rsmH gene encoding 16S rRNA (cytosine(1402)-N(4))-methyltransferase RsmH codes for METKTSTPTTHKSVLVQEVIQYLNPQPGKVYVDATFGGGGHSRAILDHEPQCSVIGIDWDEDSITRHAPALEEEYGDRLKILWGNFANLHRLLKKEKIDRVDGILADFGTSQYQIFEKEGFSFRVDTPLDMRMSAAHQRLTAADVVNHFNEQALSKILWELGEERGSRKIAHAIIEARKTNLFKTSGQLAQLIEKVIPFHGPRAIHPATKTFQALRIFVNKELENIKLFLPTAVGCLNAGAPLVCISFHSLEDRLVKTFFREKNHQLTTLTPKPVQASEEEIKQNPSSRSAKLRAATKI; via the coding sequence ATGGAAACAAAAACCAGCACTCCAACAACACATAAAAGTGTTTTAGTTCAAGAAGTTATCCAGTACCTCAACCCACAACCTGGCAAAGTTTATGTGGATGCAACGTTTGGCGGCGGCGGACACAGTCGCGCCATTTTAGATCATGAGCCACAATGCAGTGTAATTGGTATAGATTGGGACGAAGATAGTATCACACGGCACGCTCCTGCCCTTGAAGAAGAGTATGGCGACCGTCTCAAAATTTTGTGGGGTAACTTTGCTAACTTGCACAGACTTTTGAAAAAAGAAAAAATTGACCGCGTTGACGGCATCTTGGCAGACTTTGGTACATCGCAATACCAAATTTTTGAAAAAGAAGGTTTCTCATTTCGCGTAGACACGCCCCTAGACATGCGCATGTCAGCAGCACATCAACGCCTTACCGCTGCAGATGTAGTGAATCATTTTAACGAACAAGCTCTTTCAAAAATACTCTGGGAACTTGGCGAAGAACGTGGATCACGTAAAATTGCTCATGCTATTATTGAAGCACGCAAAACTAATCTCTTCAAAACATCTGGGCAACTGGCACAGCTGATTGAAAAAGTTATACCATTTCACGGCCCTCGCGCTATTCATCCTGCAACAAAAACATTTCAAGCATTGCGCATTTTTGTTAACAAAGAACTAGAAAATATTAAGCTCTTTCTGCCTACCGCCGTAGGTTGCTTAAATGCAGGCGCACCACTTGTTTGCATTAGTTTTCATTCTCTAGAAGATCGCTTAGTAAAAACATTTTTCCGTGAAAAGAACCATCAGCTCACCACATTAACACCAAAACCCGTGCAAGCATCCGAGGAAGAAATCAAGCAAAATCCATCATCCAGATCCGCAAAGCTGCGCGCAGCTACAAAAATATAG
- the spoVG gene encoding septation regulator SpoVG: protein MEITEIKVYPANEGKLKAYATMVFDGCFIVRDMKIIQSDKGLFVSMPSRRKKDGSFKDIVHPLNAETRTLIEQRVIEEYNKIASASDYQENSNIGA, encoded by the coding sequence ATGGAAATTACAGAAATAAAGGTTTATCCAGCAAACGAAGGCAAGCTTAAGGCATATGCCACTATGGTTTTCGATGGTTGCTTTATTGTTCGCGATATGAAGATTATACAAAGCGATAAGGGGCTGTTTGTTTCCATGCCTTCCCGCAGAAAAAAAGATGGATCTTTTAAAGATATCGTTCATCCACTTAATGCTGAAACACGAACTTTAATTGAACAAAGAGTAATTGAAGAGTATAATAAGATTGCTTCGGCATCTGATTATCAGGAAAATTCTAACATTGGGGCGTAG
- a CDS encoding Zn-dependent oligopeptidase, whose protein sequence is MKIVRVSIIAMLPILMLSCHNNAKDRSTMTLPHDQGRAKSVAKSDYKLGALFPKNEAEVTSFAQRAMEQARREFEAILAIPAEQRTFDNTMHALDASQEKFGQCAAAIEIMNMVHPEKGMRDVCQEASIKLSKFSVDLYFDQRLYHAFKEYRATREAVETLSRQETYYLDEAMKDFHSSGLDLPADQLEKVKDIKKKIAQVGIDFDANIAADKSTILVERDDLQGLRDGFIEALEKKGDQYVLGCDYPTYTEVMQNCAVEKTRKDLYFAFQNRAYPKNNESLGKLIAYRDELAELLGYESYAALDTHSGMAQTVERVEKFLVDLMAKSEKKEQAEFDLLKSELPAEITLDADGKFSSWDVSYVKNAYKKKHYQLDERELAEYFPVDKALAGMLSIYEHFLGLTFKETAPDWAWHDEVKLLEIYENSTGKLIGHLYLDLYPREGKYSHACYCGFVHGVQRGDYEIPSVGVVIANFPKATTDAPALLKHSDVETFFHEFGHAMHGVLGRTELASCSGTSTKRDFVELPSQMLEEWMYEKDMLSDISSHYKTGKPLPAELIDKKIELKKFDSGFFVRRQCAFALFSLNCYKAGQSKDLDALSKEIALKYNKNVRFEPEAHHHASFGHLNGYGAKYYGYMWSKVFALDIFYEIKKNGLLNSEMGKKYVACILAPGGSKDPNELLEDFLGREPQQDAFLDNLGLN, encoded by the coding sequence ATGAAGATTGTACGAGTAAGCATCATAGCGATGCTGCCTATTTTAATGTTAAGTTGCCACAATAATGCAAAGGATAGAAGTACCATGACATTGCCACACGATCAAGGCCGCGCTAAAAGCGTAGCAAAAAGTGATTATAAGCTTGGTGCATTGTTTCCCAAAAATGAAGCTGAAGTAACAAGCTTTGCTCAAAGGGCTATGGAGCAGGCAAGGCGTGAATTTGAAGCCATTTTGGCAATTCCTGCAGAGCAAAGAACCTTTGACAATACCATGCATGCGCTTGATGCATCGCAAGAAAAGTTTGGTCAATGTGCAGCAGCTATTGAAATTATGAACATGGTGCATCCTGAAAAAGGTATGCGGGATGTTTGCCAGGAAGCTAGTATTAAACTCAGTAAATTTAGTGTTGATTTGTATTTTGACCAGCGCCTTTACCATGCTTTCAAAGAATATCGAGCTACTCGAGAAGCGGTAGAAACATTGAGTCGGCAAGAGACCTATTATCTTGATGAGGCTATGAAAGACTTTCATAGCTCTGGTTTAGATTTACCAGCAGATCAGCTTGAAAAAGTAAAAGATATTAAGAAAAAGATTGCACAAGTTGGTATTGATTTTGATGCTAATATTGCTGCCGACAAAAGCACCATTTTAGTTGAGCGTGATGATTTGCAGGGTCTGCGTGACGGCTTTATTGAAGCGCTTGAAAAAAAGGGCGATCAGTATGTTTTGGGATGCGACTACCCTACGTATACTGAAGTTATGCAAAATTGTGCGGTTGAAAAAACACGCAAAGATTTATACTTTGCCTTTCAAAACAGAGCATATCCAAAAAATAACGAATCTCTTGGTAAGTTGATTGCGTATCGCGATGAGTTGGCAGAGCTACTTGGCTATGAATCATATGCTGCTCTTGATACTCATTCTGGCATGGCGCAAACAGTTGAACGTGTGGAAAAGTTCTTAGTTGATTTAATGGCAAAAAGCGAAAAAAAAGAACAGGCAGAGTTTGACTTGTTAAAGAGTGAGTTGCCTGCAGAAATTACGCTTGATGCTGATGGAAAATTTAGCTCGTGGGACGTTTCATATGTAAAAAATGCTTACAAAAAAAAGCATTATCAACTTGATGAACGTGAATTGGCAGAATATTTCCCGGTAGACAAAGCGCTTGCCGGCATGCTGAGTATTTATGAGCACTTTTTGGGGCTTACCTTTAAAGAGACAGCGCCAGACTGGGCGTGGCATGACGAAGTAAAACTTCTTGAAATTTATGAAAACTCAACAGGAAAACTTATTGGGCATTTGTATCTTGATTTGTATCCACGCGAAGGCAAATATAGCCATGCGTGTTATTGTGGATTTGTTCATGGCGTGCAACGTGGCGACTATGAAATTCCTTCTGTTGGTGTGGTTATTGCCAACTTTCCTAAAGCAACGACTGATGCACCTGCTTTGCTTAAACACAGTGATGTTGAGACCTTTTTCCATGAATTTGGGCATGCAATGCACGGAGTGCTTGGTAGAACTGAATTAGCATCATGTTCTGGTACCAGCACGAAGCGTGATTTTGTTGAACTTCCTTCACAAATGCTTGAAGAGTGGATGTATGAAAAGGACATGCTGAGTGATATTAGCTCGCATTACAAAACAGGCAAGCCTTTGCCAGCTGAGTTGATTGATAAAAAGATCGAACTTAAAAAGTTTGATTCAGGTTTTTTTGTACGCCGTCAGTGTGCATTTGCACTGTTTTCGCTCAATTGCTATAAAGCTGGTCAAAGCAAAGATCTTGATGCATTGAGCAAAGAAATAGCATTAAAATATAACAAGAATGTGCGCTTTGAGCCAGAGGCTCATCATCATGCATCATTTGGTCATTTAAATGGTTATGGTGCAAAATATTATGGCTATATGTGGTCCAAAGTGTTTGCGCTTGATATTTTTTATGAAATTAAAAAAAATGGGCTTTTAAATTCTGAGATGGGCAAAAAGTATGTTGCGTGCATTTTAGCGCCGGGCGGTAGCAAAGACCCCAATGAATTACTTGAAGACTTTTTGGGTAGAGAGCCACAGCAAGATGCATTTTTAGACAATCTTGGTTTGAATTAA